One segment of Variovorax paradoxus DNA contains the following:
- a CDS encoding enoyl-CoA hydratase/isomerase family protein translates to MSVSLEVSEFVAVVRLDKPPVNALSRETRHRLIQVFDEVSERDDIRVAILTGTGKFFCSGADLKDRPSADKPGDFLDHNRWTRETGNAIRECAKPVIAAVNGPALGAGFGLMAACDIFLASDDASFAMPEINVGLAGGVSMLRTMFGRSFTRRMFFTGMRVPAAELYRRGVLDEVVPADELMPTALRLAQEMASKSPIALAYAKQAANMMDVMPQRDGYRFEQNITMALSRTEDAKEARQAFLEKRAPVFKGR, encoded by the coding sequence ATGAGCGTCAGTCTTGAAGTTTCCGAGTTCGTCGCCGTGGTGCGGCTGGACAAGCCGCCCGTCAATGCCCTGAGCCGCGAGACCCGCCACCGCCTGATCCAGGTGTTCGACGAGGTCTCCGAGCGCGACGACATCCGCGTGGCCATCCTCACCGGCACCGGCAAGTTCTTCTGTTCGGGCGCCGACCTGAAGGATCGGCCCTCGGCCGACAAGCCCGGGGACTTCCTCGACCACAACCGCTGGACCCGCGAGACCGGCAACGCGATCCGCGAATGCGCCAAGCCCGTCATCGCGGCCGTCAACGGCCCGGCGCTGGGCGCGGGCTTCGGCCTGATGGCCGCCTGCGACATCTTCCTGGCCTCGGACGACGCGAGCTTCGCCATGCCCGAGATCAACGTGGGCCTGGCCGGCGGCGTCTCGATGCTGCGAACCATGTTCGGCCGCTCGTTCACGCGCCGCATGTTCTTCACCGGCATGCGCGTGCCCGCGGCCGAGCTGTACCGCCGCGGCGTGCTCGACGAGGTCGTGCCGGCGGACGAGCTCATGCCCACCGCCCTGCGCCTGGCGCAGGAGATGGCCTCCAAGAGCCCCATTGCGCTGGCCTACGCCAAGCAGGCCGCCAACATGATGGACGTGATGCCGCAGCGCGACGGCTACCGCTTCGAGCAGAACATCACCATGGCGCTGTCGCGCACCGAAGACGCCAAGGAAGCGCGCCAGGCCTTCCTCGAGAAGCGCGCGCCGGTGTTCAAGGGGCGCTGA
- a CDS encoding acetate--CoA ligase family protein: MSTTEVEVEVGRGLEALFKPRSIAIFGASDDVTKIGGRPLQFLQKYGYRGAIYPVNRKGGTVQSLPAYANVADLPSVPDLAVMAVPPDAVLEAVKDCAARGVRAAVILSSGFSEMGEEGSRLQAAIGAVAKASGMRVVGPNCLGSIGVADRSIATFSVALESAFPAAGHVGIASQSGNLGSYTMRLAAERGIGISRLLTTGNECDVDIADGIASLAGDPGTSVILCCMETCRDAAKLVRALAMAREAGKPVVVLKVGVSSAGSEAAASHTGALAGSDAVFDVVLRNAGAIRVPSIEQLLEVGHAVSVVGVSRAPKGPRVALVTASGGFGVLMADAASAQGLELPKLSAATQQRIVAALPYASPGNPVDMTAQVSSRPELLVQVLSAVVEDAGCDAVILQSAYAFQMPRLRDVYMAALDEVRRAHPARLILLCCKAPRETIAQLNEMGIPTVETIDAACATLAALVRLGTRGAQSQAAVASPSLETLPPEAFANEASAKAVLAQSGIPVLKEVTAASRDEALAAARDIGFPVVLKIVSPDIPHKTEVGGVVVGVRSEEQLREEHDAMLARVAQKAPQARIAGVLVAQMAQGGTELILGTTKDPVFGPVVMVGLGGIFAEVLRDVALQVVPVTEAQAMQMLRSLKAFPLFDGARGRPKADVAAAARAVAALSQFAARHADTVAEIDINPLVVLDHGRGAFALDALLVPETKDKP, encoded by the coding sequence GTGAGCACGACGGAAGTTGAAGTCGAAGTGGGCCGAGGCCTCGAAGCCCTGTTCAAGCCGCGCTCGATCGCAATCTTCGGCGCGTCTGACGACGTGACCAAGATCGGCGGCCGGCCGCTGCAGTTCCTGCAGAAGTACGGCTACCGCGGCGCCATTTATCCGGTGAACCGCAAGGGCGGCACGGTGCAGTCGCTGCCCGCCTATGCGAACGTGGCCGATCTGCCGTCGGTGCCCGACCTGGCCGTGATGGCCGTGCCGCCCGACGCCGTGCTCGAGGCGGTGAAGGACTGCGCCGCGCGCGGCGTGCGCGCGGCCGTGATCCTCTCGTCGGGCTTCTCGGAGATGGGCGAGGAAGGCAGCCGGCTGCAGGCGGCCATCGGCGCGGTGGCCAAGGCATCGGGCATGCGCGTCGTGGGACCCAACTGCCTGGGCTCCATCGGCGTGGCGGACAGGAGCATCGCCACCTTCTCCGTGGCGCTGGAGTCGGCGTTTCCTGCGGCGGGCCATGTCGGCATCGCATCGCAGAGCGGCAACCTCGGCAGCTACACGATGCGCCTGGCGGCCGAGCGCGGCATCGGCATCAGCCGGCTGCTGACCACAGGCAACGAGTGCGACGTGGACATCGCCGACGGCATCGCGTCGCTGGCGGGCGACCCGGGCACCTCGGTCATCCTGTGCTGCATGGAAACCTGCCGCGACGCGGCCAAGCTGGTGCGCGCGCTGGCCATGGCGCGCGAGGCCGGCAAGCCGGTGGTGGTGCTGAAGGTCGGCGTGTCGTCGGCAGGCAGCGAGGCGGCGGCGTCGCACACCGGTGCGCTGGCAGGTTCCGACGCGGTCTTCGACGTGGTGCTGCGCAATGCCGGCGCCATCCGCGTGCCGAGCATCGAGCAGCTGCTCGAGGTGGGCCATGCGGTGTCGGTGGTCGGTGTGTCGCGCGCGCCGAAGGGACCGCGCGTGGCGCTGGTCACCGCATCGGGCGGCTTCGGCGTGCTGATGGCCGACGCCGCCAGCGCGCAGGGGCTCGAACTGCCGAAGCTCTCGGCGGCCACGCAGCAGCGCATCGTCGCGGCATTGCCCTATGCATCGCCGGGCAACCCGGTCGACATGACGGCGCAGGTGTCGAGCCGGCCCGAGCTGCTGGTGCAGGTGCTGTCGGCGGTGGTGGAAGACGCGGGCTGCGACGCGGTGATCCTGCAGTCGGCCTACGCCTTCCAGATGCCGCGGCTGCGCGACGTGTACATGGCAGCGCTGGACGAGGTGCGCCGCGCGCATCCGGCGCGGCTGATCCTGCTGTGCTGCAAGGCACCGCGCGAGACCATCGCGCAGCTCAACGAGATGGGCATCCCGACGGTGGAGACCATCGATGCGGCTTGCGCGACGCTGGCCGCGCTGGTGCGGCTCGGCACGCGCGGCGCGCAAAGCCAAGCGGCGGTCGCATCGCCGTCGCTGGAAACGCTGCCACCCGAAGCCTTCGCCAACGAGGCGAGCGCCAAGGCGGTGCTCGCGCAGTCGGGCATTCCGGTGCTGAAGGAAGTCACCGCCGCGTCGCGGGACGAAGCCCTGGCCGCCGCGCGCGACATCGGCTTCCCCGTCGTGCTGAAGATCGTCTCGCCCGACATTCCCCACAAGACCGAGGTCGGCGGGGTGGTGGTCGGCGTGCGCTCGGAGGAGCAACTGCGCGAGGAACACGACGCGATGCTCGCGCGCGTGGCGCAGAAGGCGCCGCAGGCGCGCATCGCCGGCGTGCTGGTCGCGCAGATGGCGCAAGGCGGCACCGAGCTGATCCTCGGCACCACGAAGGACCCGGTGTTCGGGCCGGTGGTGATGGTGGGCCTGGGCGGCATCTTCGCCGAGGTGCTGCGCGACGTGGCGCTGCAGGTGGTGCCCGTCACAGAGGCGCAGGCGATGCAGATGCTGCGCTCGCTCAAGGCCTTCCCGCTGTTCGACGGTGCGCGCGGCCGGCCGAAGGCCGACGTGGCGGCGGCGGCCCGCGCGGTGGCGGCGCTTTCGCAGTTCGCCGCCCGGCATGCGGACACCGTCGCCGAGATCGACATCAACCCGCTGGTGGTCCTCGACCACGGGCGAGGCGCCTTCGCGCTCGATGCGCTGCTGGTGCCGGAAACGAAAGACAAGCCATGA